Proteins encoded within one genomic window of Haloplanus vescus:
- a CDS encoding nucleotide sugar dehydrogenase, protein MGIIGLGYVGLPLALAMHDAGYDVVGVDVDADKVETLSSGNSTVEDVTDDEVAAAVESGLTFTTDYDNLKTVDGISICVPTPLRKTDTPDLSFVLDAAERLASVVSEGCTIVLESTVYPGATEEALADVFEKNGTTVGEDLFLAFSPERIDPGNKEYGPTDIPKVLGGVTDECGNRAQALYEPVFDEVVRVDSATEAELVKLLENTFRAVNIGLINELAQIAHELDVDIWDAIKAAETKPFGFMPFYPGPGLGGHCIPIDPFYLSWKANENGIDTRFINLADTVNREMPEHVVDRIVELLNDRGTALSKAEVLVLGAAYKPDVSDTRESPAIDIIDELTDWNATVDYHDPYVPELDVGDTTYESVPLTDTRLSRTDCVVIVTDHSVFDVDSIVDEASLVFDARNATDHRDDDHIVLL, encoded by the coding sequence ATGGGCATCATCGGCCTCGGCTACGTCGGCCTTCCGCTTGCCCTTGCGATGCACGACGCGGGCTACGACGTGGTCGGCGTTGACGTCGACGCTGACAAAGTTGAAACGCTTAGTAGCGGTAACTCGACCGTTGAAGATGTCACTGATGACGAAGTCGCGGCCGCAGTTGAGAGCGGCCTCACGTTCACTACTGATTACGACAACCTCAAGACCGTCGATGGCATCTCCATCTGCGTACCAACACCGCTTCGGAAGACTGATACGCCCGATCTCTCCTTTGTCCTCGACGCTGCTGAACGTCTCGCCTCTGTCGTCTCTGAGGGCTGCACAATCGTCCTCGAGAGTACTGTCTACCCGGGTGCAACTGAGGAGGCGCTCGCCGATGTTTTCGAAAAAAACGGAACCACTGTCGGGGAGGATCTCTTCCTTGCCTTCTCGCCGGAACGCATTGATCCCGGAAACAAGGAGTACGGTCCGACAGATATCCCCAAAGTTCTCGGCGGCGTCACTGACGAATGCGGCAACCGCGCACAGGCCCTCTACGAGCCCGTTTTTGATGAAGTCGTGCGCGTTGACTCTGCGACTGAGGCCGAGCTCGTCAAGCTCCTCGAGAATACGTTCCGCGCAGTCAACATCGGTCTCATCAACGAGCTCGCCCAGATCGCCCACGAACTTGATGTCGACATCTGGGACGCTATCAAGGCTGCCGAGACCAAGCCATTCGGATTTATGCCATTCTATCCTGGGCCTGGATTGGGTGGCCATTGTATCCCTATTGATCCGTTCTATCTTTCTTGGAAGGCCAACGAGAACGGTATCGATACTCGCTTCATCAACCTTGCGGACACGGTCAACCGGGAGATGCCCGAACACGTCGTTGATCGCATTGTTGAACTGCTCAACGATCGTGGTACTGCACTCTCAAAAGCTGAGGTTCTCGTGCTTGGTGCTGCGTACAAGCCCGATGTGTCTGACACCCGGGAATCCCCGGCTATCGACATTATCGACGAGCTCACCGACTGGAACGCTACTGTGGACTACCACGACCCCTACGTCCCCGAACTTGATGTCGGCGACACCACCTACGAATCCGTCCCACTCACTGACACTCGACTCAGTCGCACAGATTGCGTCGTGATTGTCACAGACCACTCTGTGTTCGATGTGGATTCTATCGTTGATGAGGCATCACTCGTCTTTGACGCTCGAAACGCTACTGACCACCGTGACGACGACCATATCGTCTTGCTTTGA
- a CDS encoding glycosyltransferase family 4 protein has protein sequence MTGQPHVFHLITRLIKGGAEAKTLATVQGLKNDYLFTVGYGAEYDLEPLNRLNEWGVETERFPLIRHYNPVTAVPAVVSLAQYLRREEFDIVHTHSTEAGIIGRFAAALAGVPNVVHTVHGVPFTEDRNDTLNRFVLACERRAAMYTDTIATNADVIAEEYLEEGIGRSGQYTTVYSGVDLDAFADATPADDLPGERPRVVMVGRLAEGKGHGVLLDAVESMGDFEGSVCIVGDGPLYGSLGSEIEERGLSDRVFLTGYRDDVPRILAASDVLVLPSFREGTPRVITEAMASGLPVVATDIAGIPEQVLDGENGYLVPTGDAAAVREGVGDLLRDSELRERMGERGLERVEEFSAEAMVGQLDGVYQELIGE, from the coding sequence ATGACGGGCCAACCCCATGTTTTCCATCTCATCACGCGATTGATAAAGGGAGGTGCAGAAGCCAAGACATTGGCGACCGTACAGGGACTAAAGAACGACTACCTGTTCACTGTCGGCTACGGTGCCGAGTACGACCTGGAACCACTAAACCGGCTCAACGAATGGGGGGTCGAGACGGAGCGATTCCCGTTGATTCGTCACTATAACCCCGTGACTGCAGTCCCGGCGGTCGTCTCACTGGCACAGTACCTCCGTCGTGAGGAGTTTGATATTGTCCACACACACAGCACGGAGGCGGGGATCATCGGACGCTTCGCCGCCGCGTTAGCTGGCGTGCCGAACGTTGTCCACACCGTCCATGGCGTCCCGTTCACTGAGGATCGAAACGATACGCTGAATCGATTCGTACTCGCGTGTGAGCGCCGGGCCGCGATGTATACCGACACCATCGCGACGAACGCCGACGTGATTGCCGAGGAGTATTTGGAGGAGGGGATCGGGAGGTCGGGACAGTACACGACAGTCTACAGCGGGGTGGACTTGGATGCGTTCGCAGACGCGACACCAGCCGATGACCTACCGGGCGAGCGCCCGCGTGTGGTGATGGTCGGGCGGCTTGCAGAGGGAAAGGGCCACGGCGTGTTGCTGGACGCTGTTGAGTCGATGGGCGATTTCGAGGGCTCGGTGTGCATCGTCGGCGATGGCCCGCTGTACGGCTCGTTGGGTTCGGAGATCGAGGAACGGGGGCTGTCGGATCGCGTGTTCCTGACCGGGTACCGGGACGACGTGCCGCGCATTCTCGCAGCGAGTGACGTGCTCGTGTTGCCGTCGTTCCGCGAGGGGACGCCACGGGTGATCACCGAGGCGATGGCGAGTGGGCTACCCGTGGTTGCGACCGATATCGCGGGGATTCCGGAGCAGGTTCTTGATGGGGAGAACGGATACCTGGTTCCGACTGGTGATGCTGCAGCGGTGCGTGAGGGGGTGGGGGATTTGTTGAGGGATTCGGAGTTACGGGAACGGATGGGAGAGCGGGGCCTGGAGCGAGTGGAGGAATTTTCGGCTGAGGCGATGGTTGGGCAGTTGGACGGGGTATATCAGGAGTTAATCGGAGAATAG